The genomic stretch CCCGCGCGCGTAGTACTCCTCGACCCGCGCCAGGTGGAGGAAGTTCTCGGCGAAGTTCCGGAGCCCTTCCTTGGGACTCCAGGAGAGCCGCTCCTCCGGCACCCACTCCAGTGTCTGGAGCGTGACGCCGCGGAACCGCTCCAGGTGCTCCCTCAGATCGACGACTTCCTTCGTGCTGGCCATGTGACCCTCCCAGGAACGGGAGATCGTAGCAGATCGCGTGTTCCACGGCAGTACCTGCCCCGGTCGCGGCACGGGCCCCATGCTATGCTATCGACCTCTCCCGCCACTCCAACTCCGAGGTGTCCCATGGTCCTTGCGCGCGATCGCTTCCACCGCCTCCCGGGTCTCCGCTGCGTGCTCGTCCTGCTGCTGATCCTCCTGCCGGAGGCCGCCGCCCGGGCACAGGAAGAGGCGGATCCTTCGCGCCACTCGCTGCGGTCGGGCGCGTGGGCCCTCGATTTCGGAGTCCAGCCGTCGTTCTCGGGATTCTCGGGCTCCGCCGGAATCGCGGTGAAGCATCACCTCTCCGATCGGCTCGGGCTTCGATTGGGAGGGACCACGGTGATCGAAGAGAGGGAGAGCGACGGTTCCAGGAGAGAGCTGTTTCCCGGATATCCCGAAGTGGAATACGACCGGAGGACCGACTACGACGTGAGGG from Candidatus Eisenbacteria bacterium encodes the following:
- a CDS encoding DinB family protein, with product MASTKEVVDLREHLERFRGVTLQTLEWVPEERLSWSPKEGLRNFAENFLHLARVEEYYARG